A stretch of the Arachis stenosperma cultivar V10309 chromosome 6, arast.V10309.gnm1.PFL2, whole genome shotgun sequence genome encodes the following:
- the LOC130936496 gene encoding transcription factor APG-like, which produces MGENMFNSSRTGMTRSSSLLHVNKDIGELVWENGEVKVQGRGAAVEERAAKLDRFYCSSILDQSKKQIQQGFSNFKLTSLSQQCKKPRIIDFSGSAQATTKSHTLHHLGTCNSNNNQRTSLGGGMVNFPNFLVPSLFLNKSSSAAAAATSSKGHDHSSVVIDSSNNNKAATQELKETPFHQVQPLDRHSHGQKLYHGASSSSAAPPPPNNNIEQHLVVASSPVSSIGASNDPDIGIMRKQHEEYSNITDHDHDHDDTTTYISDDDDEETEDVIIAKETPAAGTRAKRSRDPEVHNLSDRVNKRIHTLKELIPNCNKIDKASTLDDAIDYLKTLKLQLQIMSMGRGLCMPLMMLHNHHNQLMCYRPSSGTGIPHQNMFDGFFNQMRPMIMPPSPPFINPTPPLAPLSIANSSSLDVSHVQSINNGDQVSLHQHTTSSSYPFYFPTIINQEEKNNYGME; this is translated from the exons ATGGGGGAGAATATGTTCAACTCCAGCCGCACAGGGATGACAAGAAGCTCCTCCTTGTT GCATGTGAATAAGGATATTGGTGAGCTGGTATGGGAAAATGGTGAAGTTAAAGTGCAAGGAAGAGGAGCAGCAGTGGAAGAAAGAGCAGCAAAGTTAGACAGATTTTACTGCTCCTCAATTTTGGATCAAAGCAAGAAGCAGATCCAACAAGGATTTTCAAACTTCAAACTTACCTCCTTATCACAACAGTGCAAGAAACCAAGAATAATAGATTTTTCAGGTTCAGCACAAGCAACAACAAAATCACACACACTACACCACTTGGGTACTTGcaatagtaataataatcagAGAACATCATTAGGAGGAGGAATGGTGAACTTCCCAAACTTCTTGGTTCCTTCACTCTTCCTCAACAAATCTTCTTCAGCTGCTGCTGCTGCCACTAGTAGTAAAGGTCATGATCATTCATCTGTGGTGATTGATTCTTCTAATAATAACAAAGCAGCAACACAAGAACTCAAAGAAACACCTTTTCATCAGGTACAACCACTTGATCGACACTCTCATGGTCAAAAACTATATCATGGAGCCTCATCAAGTTCAgcagcaccaccaccacctaATAATAATATTGAGCAACACTTGGTAGTAGCATCTTCCCCTGTAAGCTCTATTGGAGCCTCAAACGACCCTGACATTGGTATTATGAGGAAGCAGCATGAGGAATACAGCAACATCACTGATCATGATCATGATCATGATGACACCACAACATATATAAGTGATGAT GATGATGAAGAAACAGAAGATGTAATAATAGCAAAGGAAACACCAGCTGCAGGTACCAGAGCCAAGAGAAGCAGGGACCCAGAGGTTCATAATTTATCTGACAGGGTCAACAAGAGGATTCATACATTGAAAGAACTCATACCCAATTGCAATAAG ATTGATAAAGCTTCAACTCTAGATGATGCAATTGACTATCTTAAGACCCTGAAGCTTCAGTTGCAG ATAATGTCAATGGGGAGAGGACTTTGCATGCCATTAATGATGTTACATAATCATCATAATCAGTTAATGTGTTATAGGCCATCATCAGGCACAGGCATTCCCCATCAAAACATGTTTGATGGTTTCTTCAACCAAATGAGGCCTATGATTATGCCACCATCACCACCTTTCATCAATCCGACTCCACCACTTGCGCCATTGTCAATCGCCAATTCTTCCAGTCTAGATGTCTCACATGTTCAATCAATCAATAATGGTGATCAGGTTTCCCTTCACCAACACACAACTAGCAGCAGCTACCCCTTCTATTTTCCCACAATCATCAATCAGGAGGAAAAGAATAATTATGGAATGGAATAG